A stretch of the Elephas maximus indicus isolate mEleMax1 chromosome 3, mEleMax1 primary haplotype, whole genome shotgun sequence genome encodes the following:
- the MED16 gene encoding mediator of RNA polymerase II transcription subunit 16 isoform X5, translated as MDLAYVCEWEKWPRSTLCPSVPLACAWSCRNLIAFTTDLRNDDQDLTRMIHILDTEHPWEVHSIDSEHREAITCLEWDQSGSRLLSADADGQIKCWGMADHLANSWESPVGSLVEGDPIVALSWLHNGVKLALHVEKSGASSFGEKFSRVKFSPSLTLFGGKPMEGWIAVTVSGLVTVSLLKPSGQVLTSTESLCRLRGRVALADIAFTGGGNIVVATADGSSASPVQFYKVCVSVVSEKCRIDTEILPSLFMRCTTDLNRKDRFPAITHLKFLARDMSEQVLLCASSQTNSLVECWSLRKEGLPVNNIFQQISPMVGDKQPMILKWRILSATNDLDRVSAVALPKLPISLTNTDLKVASDTQFYPGLGLALAFHDGSVHIVHRLSLQTMAVFYSSAAPRSVDEPAIKRPRTTGPAVHFKAMQLSWTSLALVGIDNHGKLNMLRISPSLGHTLEVSLALRHLLFLLEYCMVTGYDWWDILLHVQPGMVQSLVEKLHEEYTRQSAALQQVLSTRILAMKASLCKLSPNTVTRVCDYHAKLFLIAISSTLRSLLRPHFLNTPDKSPGDRLTEICSKITDVDIDKVMINLKTEEFVLDTNTLQALQQLLQWVGDFVLYLLASLPNQGSPLRPGHSFLRDGTSLGILRELMVVIRIWGLLKPSCLPVYTATSDTQDSMSLLFRLLTKLWICCRDEGPAGGALSTGPRCPPHRP; from the exons ATGGACCTGGCTTACGTCTGCGAGTGGGAAAAATGGCCCAGGAGCACCCTCTGCCCTTCCGTGCCCCTGGCTTGCGCCTGGTCTTGCCGCAACCTCATTGCCTTCACCACGGACCTGCGGAACGATGATCAAG ACCTGACTCGTATGATCCATATCCTGGACACGGAACACCCCTGGGAGGTGCACTCCATTGACTCGGAGCACCGTGAGGCCATCACCTGCCTCGAGTGGGACCAGTCAG GCTCCCGGCTCCTCTCGGCCGATGCTGACGGCCAGATCAAGTGCTGGGGCATGGCAGACCACCTGGCCAATAGCTGGGAGAGCCCAGTGGGCAGCCTGGTGGAGGGGGACCCCATCGTGGCCCTGTCCTGGCTACACAATGGAGTGAAGCTGGCCCTCCATGTGGAAAAG tCAGGCGCCTCCAGCTTCGGGGAGAAGTTCTCCCGTGTCAAGTTCTCGCCGTCGCTCACACTGTTCGGTGGCAAACCCATGGAGGGCTGGATTGCAGTGACAGTCAGCGGCCTGGTCACCGTGTCCCTGCTCAAACCCAGCGGGCAGGTGCTGACGTCGACCGAGAGTCTGTGCCGGCTGCGCGGCCGTGTGGCCCTCGCTGACATCGCCTTCACGGGTGGCGGCAACATCGTGGTGGCCACAGCAGACGGCAGCAGTGCCTCGCCCGTGCAGTTCTACAAGGTGTGTGTGAGCGTGGTCAGCGAGAAGTGCCGCATTGACACCGAGATCCTGCCCTCACTCTTCATGCGCTGCACCACCGACCTCAACCGCAAGGACAGGTTCCCTGCCATCACCCACCTCAAGTTCCTGGCCCGTGACATGTCGGAGCAG GTGCTGCTGTGTGCCTCCAGCCAGACCAATAGCCTCGTGGAGTGCTGGTCCCTGCGGAAGGAGGGCCTCCCTGTGAACAACATCTTCCAGCAGATCTCACCCATGG TTGGTGACAAGCAGCCCATGATCCTCAAGTGGCGGATCCTGTCGGCCACCAACGACCTGGACCGCGTGTCGGCCGTGGCACTGCCCAAGCTGCCCATCTCGCTCACCAACACCGACCTCAAGGTGGCCAGCGACAcccagttctaccctggcctCG GGCTGGCCCTGGCCTTCCATGATGGCAGCGTCCACATCGTGCACCGCCTCTCCCTGCAGACCATGGCCGTCTTCTACAGCTCCGCTGCCCCGCGGTCCGTGGACGAGCCAGCCATCAAGCGCCCTCGGACCACGGGCCCCGCTGTCCACTTCAAGGCCATGCAGCTCTCCTGGACCTCGCTGGCCCTCGTGGGGATTGACAACCATGGGAAG CTGAACATGCTGCGCATCTCGCCCTCCCTGGGGCACACGCTGGAAGTGAGCCTGGCCCTGCGACACCTGCTCTTCCTGCTCGAGTACTGCATGGTGACGGGCTATGACTGGTGGGACATCCTGCTGCACGTGCAGCCCGGCATGGTGCAGAGCCTGGTGGAGAAACTGCATGAGGAGTACACGCGCCAGAGCGCCGCGCTTCAGCag GTCCTGTCCACGCGGATCCTGGCCATGAAGGCCTCTCTATGCAAGCTCTCACCCAACACGGTGACGCGCGTGTGCGACTACCATGCCAAGCTCTTCCTCATTGCCATCAGCTCCACGCTCAGGTCACTGCTGCGTCCCCACTTCCTCAACACACCTGACAAGAGTCCTGGTGATCGTCTGACCGAGATCTGCTCCAAGATCACCGACGTCG ACATTGACAAGGTGATGATCAACTTAAAGACTGAGGAGTTTGTCCTGGACACGAACACGCTGCAGGCCCTGCAGCAGCTCCTGCAGTGGGTGGGCGACTTTGTCCTCTACCTGCTGGCCAGCCTGCCCAACCAG GGCTCCCCGCTGCGGCCTGGGCACAGCTTTCTGCGGGATGGCACCTCACTGGGCATTCTACGTGAGCTGATGGTCGTCATCCGCATCTGGGGCCTGCTGAAGCCCAGCTGCCTGCCCGTGTACACGGCCACCTCGGACACCCAGGACAGCATGTCCTTGCTTTTCCGCCTGCTCACTAAGCTCTGGATCTGTT GCCGTGACGAGGGTCCGGCCGGCGGGGCACTGAGCACGGGTCCCCGCTGCCCCCCCCACAGGCCGTGA
- the MED16 gene encoding mediator of RNA polymerase II transcription subunit 16 isoform X1: MDLAYVCEWEKWPRSTLCPSVPLACAWSCRNLIAFTTDLRNDDQDLTRMIHILDTEHPWEVHSIDSEHREAITCLEWDQSGSRLLSADADGQIKCWGMADHLANSWESPVGSLVEGDPIVALSWLHNGVKLALHVEKSGASSFGEKFSRVKFSPSLTLFGGKPMEGWIAVTVSGLVTVSLLKPSGQVLTSTESLCRLRGRVALADIAFTGGGNIVVATADGSSASPVQFYKVCVSVVSEKCRIDTEILPSLFMRCTTDLNRKDRFPAITHLKFLARDMSEQVLLCASSQTNSLVECWSLRKEGLPVNNIFQQISPMVGDKQPMILKWRILSATNDLDRVSAVALPKLPISLTNTDLKVASDTQFYPGLGLALAFHDGSVHIVHRLSLQTMAVFYSSAAPRSVDEPAIKRPRTTGPAVHFKAMQLSWTSLALVGIDNHGKLNMLRISPSLGHTLEVSLALRHLLFLLEYCMVTGYDWWDILLHVQPGMVQSLVEKLHEEYTRQSAALQQVLSTRILAMKASLCKLSPNTVTRVCDYHAKLFLIAISSTLRSLLRPHFLNTPDKSPGDRLTEICSKITDVDIDKVMINLKTEEFVLDTNTLQALQQLLQWVGDFVLYLLASLPNQGSPLRPGHSFLRDGTSLGILRELMVVIRIWGLLKPSCLPVYTATSDTQDSMSLLFRLLTKLWICCRDEGPAGEPDEALVDECCLLPSQLLIPSLDWLPVSGGLISRLQPKQPLRLHFGRAPALPGSAAASQLDALARAPGQPKIDHLRRLHLGAYPTEECKACTRCGCVTMLKSPNKTTAVKQWEQRWIKNCLCGGLWRRMRLAYP, translated from the exons ATGGACCTGGCTTACGTCTGCGAGTGGGAAAAATGGCCCAGGAGCACCCTCTGCCCTTCCGTGCCCCTGGCTTGCGCCTGGTCTTGCCGCAACCTCATTGCCTTCACCACGGACCTGCGGAACGATGATCAAG ACCTGACTCGTATGATCCATATCCTGGACACGGAACACCCCTGGGAGGTGCACTCCATTGACTCGGAGCACCGTGAGGCCATCACCTGCCTCGAGTGGGACCAGTCAG GCTCCCGGCTCCTCTCGGCCGATGCTGACGGCCAGATCAAGTGCTGGGGCATGGCAGACCACCTGGCCAATAGCTGGGAGAGCCCAGTGGGCAGCCTGGTGGAGGGGGACCCCATCGTGGCCCTGTCCTGGCTACACAATGGAGTGAAGCTGGCCCTCCATGTGGAAAAG tCAGGCGCCTCCAGCTTCGGGGAGAAGTTCTCCCGTGTCAAGTTCTCGCCGTCGCTCACACTGTTCGGTGGCAAACCCATGGAGGGCTGGATTGCAGTGACAGTCAGCGGCCTGGTCACCGTGTCCCTGCTCAAACCCAGCGGGCAGGTGCTGACGTCGACCGAGAGTCTGTGCCGGCTGCGCGGCCGTGTGGCCCTCGCTGACATCGCCTTCACGGGTGGCGGCAACATCGTGGTGGCCACAGCAGACGGCAGCAGTGCCTCGCCCGTGCAGTTCTACAAGGTGTGTGTGAGCGTGGTCAGCGAGAAGTGCCGCATTGACACCGAGATCCTGCCCTCACTCTTCATGCGCTGCACCACCGACCTCAACCGCAAGGACAGGTTCCCTGCCATCACCCACCTCAAGTTCCTGGCCCGTGACATGTCGGAGCAG GTGCTGCTGTGTGCCTCCAGCCAGACCAATAGCCTCGTGGAGTGCTGGTCCCTGCGGAAGGAGGGCCTCCCTGTGAACAACATCTTCCAGCAGATCTCACCCATGG TTGGTGACAAGCAGCCCATGATCCTCAAGTGGCGGATCCTGTCGGCCACCAACGACCTGGACCGCGTGTCGGCCGTGGCACTGCCCAAGCTGCCCATCTCGCTCACCAACACCGACCTCAAGGTGGCCAGCGACAcccagttctaccctggcctCG GGCTGGCCCTGGCCTTCCATGATGGCAGCGTCCACATCGTGCACCGCCTCTCCCTGCAGACCATGGCCGTCTTCTACAGCTCCGCTGCCCCGCGGTCCGTGGACGAGCCAGCCATCAAGCGCCCTCGGACCACGGGCCCCGCTGTCCACTTCAAGGCCATGCAGCTCTCCTGGACCTCGCTGGCCCTCGTGGGGATTGACAACCATGGGAAG CTGAACATGCTGCGCATCTCGCCCTCCCTGGGGCACACGCTGGAAGTGAGCCTGGCCCTGCGACACCTGCTCTTCCTGCTCGAGTACTGCATGGTGACGGGCTATGACTGGTGGGACATCCTGCTGCACGTGCAGCCCGGCATGGTGCAGAGCCTGGTGGAGAAACTGCATGAGGAGTACACGCGCCAGAGCGCCGCGCTTCAGCag GTCCTGTCCACGCGGATCCTGGCCATGAAGGCCTCTCTATGCAAGCTCTCACCCAACACGGTGACGCGCGTGTGCGACTACCATGCCAAGCTCTTCCTCATTGCCATCAGCTCCACGCTCAGGTCACTGCTGCGTCCCCACTTCCTCAACACACCTGACAAGAGTCCTGGTGATCGTCTGACCGAGATCTGCTCCAAGATCACCGACGTCG ACATTGACAAGGTGATGATCAACTTAAAGACTGAGGAGTTTGTCCTGGACACGAACACGCTGCAGGCCCTGCAGCAGCTCCTGCAGTGGGTGGGCGACTTTGTCCTCTACCTGCTGGCCAGCCTGCCCAACCAG GGCTCCCCGCTGCGGCCTGGGCACAGCTTTCTGCGGGATGGCACCTCACTGGGCATTCTACGTGAGCTGATGGTCGTCATCCGCATCTGGGGCCTGCTGAAGCCCAGCTGCCTGCCCGTGTACACGGCCACCTCGGACACCCAGGACAGCATGTCCTTGCTTTTCCGCCTGCTCACTAAGCTCTGGATCTGTT GCCGTGACGAGGGTCCGGCCGGCGAGCCGGATGAGGCCCTGGTGGATGAGTGCTGCCTGTTACCTAGCCAGCTGCTTATCCCCAGCCTGGACTGGCTGCCCGTCAGCGGTGGCCTCATCAGCCGCCTGCAGCCCAAGCAGCCCCTGCGGCTGCACTTCGGCCGGGCACCCGCTCTGCCAGGCAGCGCCGCCGCCTCGCAGCTCGACGCCCTCGCCAG GGCGCCTGGCCAGCCCAAGATTGACCACCTCCGCAGGCTGCACCTGGGGGCCTACCCCACCGAGGAGTGCAAGGCCTGCACCAG GTGCGGCTGTGTGACCATGCTCAAGTCTCCCAACAAGACGACAGCGGTGAAGCAGTGGGAGCAGCGCTGGATCAAGAACTGCTTGTGTGGGGGGCTCTGGAGGCGCATGCGGCTCGCCTACCCCTGA
- the MED16 gene encoding mediator of RNA polymerase II transcription subunit 16 isoform X6 produces the protein MDLAYVCEWEKWPRSTLCPSVPLACAWSCRNLIAFTTDLRNDDQDLTRMIHILDTEHPWEVHSIDSEHREAITCLEWDQSGSRLLSADADGQIKCWGMADHLANSWESPVGSLVEGDPIVALSWLHNGVKLALHVEKSGASSFGEKFSRVKFSPSLTLFGGKPMEGWIAVTVSGLVTVSLLKPSGQVLTSTESLCRLRGRVALADIAFTGGGNIVVATADGSSASPVQFYKVCVSVVSEKCRIDTEILPSLFMRCTTDLNRKDRFPAITHLKFLARDMSEQVLLCASSQTNSLVECWSLRKEGLPVNNIFQQISPMVGDKQPMILKWRILSATNDLDRVSAVALPKLPISLTNTDLKVASDTQFYPGLGLALAFHDGSVHIVHRLSLQTMAVFYSSAAPRSVDEPAIKRPRTTGPAVHFKAMQLSWTSLALVGIDNHGKLNMLRISPSLGHTLEVSLALRHLLFLLEYCMVTGYDWWDILLHVQPGMVQSLVEKLHEEYTRQSAALQQVLSTRILAMKASLCKLSPNTVTRVCDYHAKLFLIAISSTLRSLLRPHFLNTPDKSPGDRLTEICSKITDVDIDKVMINLKTEEFVLDTNTLQALQQLLQWVGDFVLYLLASLPNQGSPLRPGHSFLRDGTSLGILRELMVVIRIWGLLKPSCLPVYTATSDTQDSMSLLFRLLTKLWICCRDEGPAGGALSTGPRCPPHRP, from the exons ATGGACCTGGCTTACGTCTGCGAGTGGGAAAAATGGCCCAGGAGCACCCTCTGCCCTTCCGTGCCCCTGGCTTGCGCCTGGTCTTGCCGCAACCTCATTGCCTTCACCACGGACCTGCGGAACGATGATCAAG ACCTGACTCGTATGATCCATATCCTGGACACGGAACACCCCTGGGAGGTGCACTCCATTGACTCGGAGCACCGTGAGGCCATCACCTGCCTCGAGTGGGACCAGTCAG GCTCCCGGCTCCTCTCGGCCGATGCTGACGGCCAGATCAAGTGCTGGGGCATGGCAGACCACCTGGCCAATAGCTGGGAGAGCCCAGTGGGCAGCCTGGTGGAGGGGGACCCCATCGTGGCCCTGTCCTGGCTACACAATGGAGTGAAGCTGGCCCTCCATGTGGAAAAG tCAGGCGCCTCCAGCTTCGGGGAGAAGTTCTCCCGTGTCAAGTTCTCGCCGTCGCTCACACTGTTCGGTGGCAAACCCATGGAGGGCTGGATTGCAGTGACAGTCAGCGGCCTGGTCACCGTGTCCCTGCTCAAACCCAGCGGGCAGGTGCTGACGTCGACCGAGAGTCTGTGCCGGCTGCGCGGCCGTGTGGCCCTCGCTGACATCGCCTTCACGGGTGGCGGCAACATCGTGGTGGCCACAGCAGACGGCAGCAGTGCCTCGCCCGTGCAGTTCTACAAGGTGTGTGTGAGCGTGGTCAGCGAGAAGTGCCGCATTGACACCGAGATCCTGCCCTCACTCTTCATGCGCTGCACCACCGACCTCAACCGCAAGGACAGGTTCCCTGCCATCACCCACCTCAAGTTCCTGGCCCGTGACATGTCGGAGCAG GTGCTGCTGTGTGCCTCCAGCCAGACCAATAGCCTCGTGGAGTGCTGGTCCCTGCGGAAGGAGGGCCTCCCTGTGAACAACATCTTCCAGCAGATCTCACCCATGG TTGGTGACAAGCAGCCCATGATCCTCAAGTGGCGGATCCTGTCGGCCACCAACGACCTGGACCGCGTGTCGGCCGTGGCACTGCCCAAGCTGCCCATCTCGCTCACCAACACCGACCTCAAGGTGGCCAGCGACAcccagttctaccctggcctCG GGCTGGCCCTGGCCTTCCATGATGGCAGCGTCCACATCGTGCACCGCCTCTCCCTGCAGACCATGGCCGTCTTCTACAGCTCCGCTGCCCCGCGGTCCGTGGACGAGCCAGCCATCAAGCGCCCTCGGACCACGGGCCCCGCTGTCCACTTCAAGGCCATGCAGCTCTCCTGGACCTCGCTGGCCCTCGTGGGGATTGACAACCATGGGAAG CTGAACATGCTGCGCATCTCGCCCTCCCTGGGGCACACGCTGGAAGTGAGCCTGGCCCTGCGACACCTGCTCTTCCTGCTCGAGTACTGCATGGTGACGGGCTATGACTGGTGGGACATCCTGCTGCACGTGCAGCCCGGCATGGTGCAGAGCCTGGTGGAGAAACTGCATGAGGAGTACACGCGCCAGAGCGCCGCGCTTCAGCag GTCCTGTCCACGCGGATCCTGGCCATGAAGGCCTCTCTATGCAAGCTCTCACCCAACACGGTGACGCGCGTGTGCGACTACCATGCCAAGCTCTTCCTCATTGCCATCAGCTCCACGCTCAGGTCACTGCTGCGTCCCCACTTCCTCAACACACCTGACAAGAGTCCTGGTGATCGTCTGACCGAGATCTGCTCCAAGATCACCGACGTCG ACATTGACAAGGTGATGATCAACTTAAAGACTGAGGAGTTTGTCCTGGACACGAACACGCTGCAGGCCCTGCAGCAGCTCCTGCAGTGGGTGGGCGACTTTGTCCTCTACCTGCTGGCCAGCCTGCCCAACCAG GGCTCCCCGCTGCGGCCTGGGCACAGCTTTCTGCGGGATGGCACCTCACTGGGCATTCTACGTGAGCTGATGGTCGTCATCCGCATCTGGGGCCTGCTGAAGCCCAGCTGCCTGCCCGTGTACACGGCCACCTCGGACACCCAGGACAGCATGTCCTTGCTTTTCCGCCTGCTCACTAAGCTCTGGATCTGTT GCCGTGACGAGGGTCCGGCCGGCGGGGCACTGAGCACGGGTCCCCGCTGCCCCCCCCACAG GCCGTGA
- the R3HDM4 gene encoding R3H domain-containing protein 4 — MVALENPEGGSEEAATVAGGAPGRRRMLPLPGCLPSLAGSQVKRFSASKRKQHFINQAVRNSDLVPKAKGRKSLQRLENTQYLLTLLESDGGTPGLEDGDLAPPAAPGIFAEACNNATYVEVWNDFMNRSGEEQERVLRYLEDEGKSKARRRGPGRCEDRRPDDLAYTPRDCFQRISRRIRAILKRSRIPMETLETWEERLLRFFSVSPQAVYTAMLDNSFERLLLHAVCQYMDLISASADLEGKRQMKVSNRHMDFLPPGLLLSAYLEQRS; from the exons ATGGTGGCGCTGGAAAACCCGGAGGGCGGCTCGGAAGAGGCGGCGACGGTGGCGGGGGGCGCCCCCGGCAGGAGGCGGATGCT GCCCCTGCCAGGCTGCCTGCCCTCTCTGGCTGGCTCCCAGGTGAAGAGGTTCTCAGCCTCCAAGCGGAAGCAACATTTCATCAACCAGGCAGTGCGGAACTCAGACCTTGTGCCCAAGGCCAAGGGGCGGAAGAGCCTCCAGCGCCTGGAGAACA CCCAGTACCTCCTGACCTTGTTGGAGTCCGACGGGGGCACACCTGGCCTGGAGGATGGGGACCTGGCTCCCCCTGCGGCACCCGGCATCTTCGCAGAGGCCTGCAATAATGCGACCTACGTCGAG GTCTGGAACGACTTCATGAACCGCTCCGGGGAGGAGCAGGAGCGGGTGCTCCGCTACCTGGAGGATGAGGGCAAGAGCAAGGCGCGGAGGCGGGGGCCGGGCCGCTGTGAGGACCGCAGGCCAG ACGACCTGGCCTACACCCCACGCGACTGTTTCCAGCGCATCAGCCGGCGCATACGAGCCATCCTCAAGCGGAGCCGGATTCCCATG GAGACACTGGAGACCTGGGAGGAGCGGCTGCTGAGGTTCTTCTCTGTGTCCCCCCAGGCCGTCTACACGGCCATGCTGGACAACAG CTTCGAGAGGCTCCTGCTTCATGCTGTCTGCCAGTACATGGATCTCATCTCAGCCA GTGCTGACCTGGAGGGTAAGCGACAGATGAAAGTTAGCAATCGACACATGGACTTCCTGCCGCCGGGGCTGCTTCTGTCTGCCTACCTGGAGCAGcgcagctga
- the MED16 gene encoding mediator of RNA polymerase II transcription subunit 16 isoform X2, whose translation MDLAYVCEWEKWPRSTLCPSVPLACAWSCRNLIAFTTDLRNDDQDLTRMIHILDTEHPWEVHSIDSEHREAITCLEWDQSGSRLLSADADGQIKCWGMADHLANSWESPVGSLVEGDPIVALSWLHNGVKLALHVEKSGASSFGEKFSRVKFSPSLTLFGGKPMEGWIAVTVSGLVTVSLLKPSGQVLTSTESLCRLRGRVALADIAFTGGGNIVVATADGSSASPVQFYKVCVSVVSEKCRIDTEILPSLFMRCTTDLNRKDRFPAITHLKFLARDMSEQVLLCASSQTNSLVECWSLRKEGLPVNNIFQQISPMVGDKQPMILKWRILSATNDLDRVSAVALPKLPISLTNTDLKVASDTQFYPGLGLALAFHDGSVHIVHRLSLQTMAVFYSSAAPRSVDEPAIKRPRTTGPAVHFKAMQLSWTSLALVGIDNHGKLNMLRISPSLGHTLEVSLALRHLLFLLEYCMVTGYDWWDILLHVQPGMVQSLVEKLHEEYTRQSAALQQVLSTRILAMKASLCKLSPNTVTRVCDYHAKLFLIAISSTLRSLLRPHFLNTPDKSPGDRLTEICSKITDVDIDKVMINLKTEEFVLDTNTLQALQQLLQWVGDFVLYLLASLPNQGSPLRPGHSFLRDGTSLGILRELMVVIRIWGLLKPSCLPVYTATSDTQDSMSLLFRLLTKLWICCRDEGPAGGALSTGPRCPPPQAVTRVRPAGH comes from the exons ATGGACCTGGCTTACGTCTGCGAGTGGGAAAAATGGCCCAGGAGCACCCTCTGCCCTTCCGTGCCCCTGGCTTGCGCCTGGTCTTGCCGCAACCTCATTGCCTTCACCACGGACCTGCGGAACGATGATCAAG ACCTGACTCGTATGATCCATATCCTGGACACGGAACACCCCTGGGAGGTGCACTCCATTGACTCGGAGCACCGTGAGGCCATCACCTGCCTCGAGTGGGACCAGTCAG GCTCCCGGCTCCTCTCGGCCGATGCTGACGGCCAGATCAAGTGCTGGGGCATGGCAGACCACCTGGCCAATAGCTGGGAGAGCCCAGTGGGCAGCCTGGTGGAGGGGGACCCCATCGTGGCCCTGTCCTGGCTACACAATGGAGTGAAGCTGGCCCTCCATGTGGAAAAG tCAGGCGCCTCCAGCTTCGGGGAGAAGTTCTCCCGTGTCAAGTTCTCGCCGTCGCTCACACTGTTCGGTGGCAAACCCATGGAGGGCTGGATTGCAGTGACAGTCAGCGGCCTGGTCACCGTGTCCCTGCTCAAACCCAGCGGGCAGGTGCTGACGTCGACCGAGAGTCTGTGCCGGCTGCGCGGCCGTGTGGCCCTCGCTGACATCGCCTTCACGGGTGGCGGCAACATCGTGGTGGCCACAGCAGACGGCAGCAGTGCCTCGCCCGTGCAGTTCTACAAGGTGTGTGTGAGCGTGGTCAGCGAGAAGTGCCGCATTGACACCGAGATCCTGCCCTCACTCTTCATGCGCTGCACCACCGACCTCAACCGCAAGGACAGGTTCCCTGCCATCACCCACCTCAAGTTCCTGGCCCGTGACATGTCGGAGCAG GTGCTGCTGTGTGCCTCCAGCCAGACCAATAGCCTCGTGGAGTGCTGGTCCCTGCGGAAGGAGGGCCTCCCTGTGAACAACATCTTCCAGCAGATCTCACCCATGG TTGGTGACAAGCAGCCCATGATCCTCAAGTGGCGGATCCTGTCGGCCACCAACGACCTGGACCGCGTGTCGGCCGTGGCACTGCCCAAGCTGCCCATCTCGCTCACCAACACCGACCTCAAGGTGGCCAGCGACAcccagttctaccctggcctCG GGCTGGCCCTGGCCTTCCATGATGGCAGCGTCCACATCGTGCACCGCCTCTCCCTGCAGACCATGGCCGTCTTCTACAGCTCCGCTGCCCCGCGGTCCGTGGACGAGCCAGCCATCAAGCGCCCTCGGACCACGGGCCCCGCTGTCCACTTCAAGGCCATGCAGCTCTCCTGGACCTCGCTGGCCCTCGTGGGGATTGACAACCATGGGAAG CTGAACATGCTGCGCATCTCGCCCTCCCTGGGGCACACGCTGGAAGTGAGCCTGGCCCTGCGACACCTGCTCTTCCTGCTCGAGTACTGCATGGTGACGGGCTATGACTGGTGGGACATCCTGCTGCACGTGCAGCCCGGCATGGTGCAGAGCCTGGTGGAGAAACTGCATGAGGAGTACACGCGCCAGAGCGCCGCGCTTCAGCag GTCCTGTCCACGCGGATCCTGGCCATGAAGGCCTCTCTATGCAAGCTCTCACCCAACACGGTGACGCGCGTGTGCGACTACCATGCCAAGCTCTTCCTCATTGCCATCAGCTCCACGCTCAGGTCACTGCTGCGTCCCCACTTCCTCAACACACCTGACAAGAGTCCTGGTGATCGTCTGACCGAGATCTGCTCCAAGATCACCGACGTCG ACATTGACAAGGTGATGATCAACTTAAAGACTGAGGAGTTTGTCCTGGACACGAACACGCTGCAGGCCCTGCAGCAGCTCCTGCAGTGGGTGGGCGACTTTGTCCTCTACCTGCTGGCCAGCCTGCCCAACCAG GGCTCCCCGCTGCGGCCTGGGCACAGCTTTCTGCGGGATGGCACCTCACTGGGCATTCTACGTGAGCTGATGGTCGTCATCCGCATCTGGGGCCTGCTGAAGCCCAGCTGCCTGCCCGTGTACACGGCCACCTCGGACACCCAGGACAGCATGTCCTTGCTTTTCCGCCTGCTCACTAAGCTCTGGATCTGTT GCCGTGACGAGGGTCCGGCCGGCGGGGCACTGAGCACGGGTCCCCGCTGCCCCCCCCCACAGGCCGTGACGAGGGTCCGGCCGGCGGGGCACTGA